The following proteins are encoded in a genomic region of Vibrio tasmaniensis:
- a CDS encoding DUF3306 domain-containing protein — MATNFFSRWSQRKLDGPTDEPLEVEQTLEAPELTSSDSSSSEISPADFSSEMEAVAPQSLESEASETNEDVHAADVQDPAPEATEDLSVAQLLVSEASESVKKAALRKLFLSEEFNVRDGLDDYDDDYSNLKSLSEGVAETLRDWVKDKTEEEAPSETEQVADNEEKTVINEVDDPINEAEDTESELSESAEIAEEEKDLYKNTVPDVNAALSDEDDLTEVGQNIPHKK, encoded by the coding sequence ATGGCAACTAACTTCTTTAGCCGTTGGTCTCAACGAAAGCTTGATGGACCCACTGACGAACCTTTGGAAGTAGAGCAAACACTGGAAGCACCAGAACTCACTTCCTCTGATTCTTCATCTTCTGAGATTTCGCCTGCTGATTTTTCGTCTGAAATGGAAGCAGTAGCGCCTCAGTCTTTAGAGAGTGAAGCTTCAGAAACCAATGAAGACGTTCACGCTGCTGACGTTCAAGATCCCGCACCAGAAGCCACTGAAGATTTGTCTGTTGCTCAATTATTAGTGTCAGAAGCCTCAGAAAGCGTAAAAAAAGCCGCATTACGTAAACTATTCCTCTCAGAAGAGTTCAACGTTCGTGATGGTTTAGATGATTACGACGACGATTACAGCAATTTGAAGTCTCTGTCTGAAGGAGTTGCAGAAACCTTGCGTGATTGGGTAAAAGACAAGACTGAAGAGGAAGCACCAAGCGAGACTGAGCAAGTTGCTGATAATGAAGAAAAAACCGTGATTAATGAGGTTGATGACCCTATTAATGAAGCCGAAGATACCGAGTCAGAACTCAGTGAAAGTGCCGAAATAGCCGAAGAAGAAAAAGACCTGTATAAAAACACAGTGCCTGATGTTAACGCTGCATTATCAGACGAAGATGACCTGACAGAGGTGGGACAAAATATACCACACAAAAAATAG
- the fdhD gene encoding formate dehydrogenase accessory sulfurtransferase FdhD → MVKPNIIKTSENPLQTIEVEVFDEYGEKLTKQIACERPLTVMLNWKEIVTLMTLGSRPESLVLGYLKNQSFLSDPDAVESIIIDWETSSAAVITNEDTSQLEQALKKKTVTSGCGQGTMFGNVMKQLEDYQVPQTKIKQSEIYTALEALTHYNDTYKKAGAVHGCAVCKDDKVLSFVEDVGRHNAVDTLAGEIWLNKESGKDKIFYTTGRLTSEMVIKVAQMGIPVLLSRSGVTQMGLDLAQQFGITTIARAKGLRFQVFTGAEKIEFDVKGE, encoded by the coding sequence GTGGTAAAACCAAACATAATAAAAACTAGTGAAAACCCACTTCAAACAATCGAAGTTGAAGTGTTTGATGAATATGGTGAGAAGCTAACCAAACAGATCGCTTGTGAACGCCCTCTTACCGTCATGTTGAACTGGAAAGAGATCGTAACCCTGATGACGCTCGGCTCACGTCCTGAATCTTTAGTCTTGGGTTATTTGAAGAACCAAAGCTTCCTTTCTGACCCTGATGCGGTTGAATCTATCATCATTGATTGGGAAACCAGCTCTGCAGCGGTCATTACCAATGAAGATACGAGCCAGCTTGAGCAAGCGCTTAAGAAGAAGACGGTGACCTCTGGCTGTGGTCAGGGCACTATGTTTGGTAACGTGATGAAGCAGTTGGAAGATTACCAAGTGCCTCAGACCAAGATTAAGCAATCTGAAATTTACACGGCTTTAGAAGCACTGACCCATTACAACGACACGTACAAGAAAGCTGGCGCGGTACATGGTTGCGCAGTTTGCAAAGATGACAAGGTTCTATCGTTTGTTGAAGATGTTGGCCGTCACAATGCGGTAGATACGTTGGCTGGTGAGATCTGGCTTAACAAAGAGTCTGGTAAAGATAAGATTTTTTATACTACTGGCCGCCTGACTTCTGAAATGGTCATCAAAGTGGCGCAGATGGGTATTCCTGTTCTGTTATCACGTTCAGGCGTAACGCAAATGGGTTTAGATTTGGCTCAGCAATTTGGTATCACGACCATCGCTCGTGCTAAAGGCCTGCGTTTCCAAGTGTTCACTGGCGCAGAGAAGATTGAATTTGATGTGAAAGGTGAATAA
- a CDS encoding ATP-binding protein has translation MRSLSRFLLLTLAILSWPSHANLEYDLQSQPQVSDSAVDLDARIDSLPDPLFMEPSDRRQVNILLAEVLRVQKQEIKIFEQQIKAYRDNNDVDQWFEVQTSYVTLNSLNVSKQHLLEQTNSANKERLTGFGPYGVTQFKQEWELTKLNIEYLAYFQIRSFKALVNDIFISPVPVIGASLKVLFIYFGLVWWLANSTRLIELFRINFLEAKTNPPFLVRVIWYISRAESAIAWLIAITLSLRVLSSIPSLQHLIFLEIFTWWILGGSIAISFILEFAYRLGRTSNQEVIALRLSTIRRYVWSFIVAGVILQISSITLGKGTIYSWIYSALFFWFVLVTVSVLRLWRAKVFDTLQHISDRPVWVNWAVNRKDTLLLNILATAIGIVWLSVYNFQHRIMALLSNYTLFSQALAYLFRIEVAKQSDLDKNQQNLVRIKGDQTYEYILPGNIDSTLIDYAGDEVKQLSRYLMSDSPAICIVSGERGVGATTLLYTLLHKVSNAEPVYVSCPYAGYQELLAHLAVSIGLEEEATEIQILAHLRKSNTTYLIAIDNAQRLVKPMVGGLSDLIRLTNLLRRSKKNHRVVISIAKSSWRFVDRARGERLLFDLVCFLPRWTEKQVGELLNSRINTELEKPLSFDGLVLPKQWDQDDMSEEERARQGFYRILWHYSDGNPTVALRFFRLSLNRNKETDQAVVRLFHVPEAQELENMPKPMLAVLRSIVQLEIASPEVLSECTQLSTAEITGILRYFESRGYIGWHEEKARISEHWFRHITNVLDRQHLLVK, from the coding sequence ATGCGTTCACTATCGCGCTTCTTACTCCTCACTTTAGCCATTCTCTCATGGCCTAGTCATGCCAACTTGGAATATGACTTACAATCTCAGCCGCAGGTATCCGATTCTGCTGTTGACCTCGATGCTCGAATTGATTCGTTACCCGATCCTCTCTTTATGGAGCCGTCGGACCGACGCCAAGTCAATATCTTGTTAGCTGAAGTTCTGCGAGTTCAAAAGCAGGAAATCAAAATCTTCGAGCAACAGATAAAAGCTTATAGAGATAACAACGACGTCGATCAATGGTTTGAGGTTCAAACCAGTTACGTCACTTTGAATAGCTTAAACGTAAGTAAACAACATCTTCTAGAACAGACGAACTCTGCGAACAAAGAGCGCTTAACCGGTTTTGGCCCTTATGGTGTTACCCAGTTTAAGCAAGAATGGGAATTAACTAAGCTCAATATTGAGTATCTTGCATACTTCCAAATCCGAAGCTTCAAGGCGTTAGTTAACGATATCTTTATTTCGCCCGTTCCTGTGATTGGTGCGTCGTTAAAAGTGTTGTTCATCTATTTCGGTTTAGTGTGGTGGCTTGCTAACAGCACTCGCTTGATTGAGTTGTTTCGAATTAACTTTCTTGAAGCGAAGACGAATCCTCCTTTCTTGGTTCGTGTCATTTGGTACATCAGCCGCGCTGAAAGTGCGATTGCTTGGCTAATTGCCATCACATTGTCATTGAGAGTGCTTTCTAGTATCCCTAGTCTGCAACATTTGATTTTCCTGGAGATCTTCACGTGGTGGATTCTAGGTGGTTCGATTGCCATCAGCTTTATTTTGGAATTTGCCTACCGTTTGGGTCGTACATCCAATCAAGAAGTGATCGCGCTGCGCCTATCGACTATCCGCCGTTACGTGTGGAGCTTCATCGTGGCGGGTGTGATTCTGCAAATATCAAGTATTACGCTAGGCAAAGGCACGATTTATAGTTGGATATATAGTGCTCTGTTTTTCTGGTTTGTATTGGTTACGGTTTCAGTACTCCGATTATGGAGAGCGAAGGTCTTCGATACACTTCAACACATCTCTGACCGTCCGGTTTGGGTGAATTGGGCAGTAAACCGTAAGGATACGTTGTTACTTAATATATTGGCGACAGCCATTGGTATCGTGTGGCTGAGCGTTTACAACTTCCAACACCGAATTATGGCCCTTCTGTCTAACTACACGCTGTTTAGCCAAGCTTTGGCGTATCTGTTTAGAATCGAAGTGGCTAAGCAGTCAGATCTCGATAAGAATCAGCAAAACTTGGTTCGAATCAAAGGCGATCAAACCTATGAATACATTCTGCCTGGTAATATAGACAGCACGTTAATTGACTATGCCGGTGACGAGGTTAAGCAACTGTCTCGCTACTTGATGTCAGACAGCCCGGCTATCTGTATTGTTTCAGGTGAGCGTGGTGTGGGCGCGACAACGCTGCTTTATACCTTGCTGCACAAAGTATCTAACGCTGAGCCCGTATATGTAAGCTGCCCTTACGCGGGTTACCAAGAGCTCTTAGCGCATTTAGCCGTGAGCATTGGCTTGGAAGAAGAAGCAACTGAAATTCAAATATTAGCGCACCTTCGTAAGAGCAATACCACTTACCTTATCGCGATAGATAACGCTCAACGACTGGTGAAACCAATGGTTGGCGGTCTGTCTGATTTGATTCGTTTGACCAACCTTCTGCGTCGTTCTAAAAAGAACCACCGTGTCGTGATATCGATCGCCAAATCAAGTTGGCGATTTGTGGATAGAGCGCGTGGTGAGCGTCTGCTGTTTGATTTGGTGTGCTTCCTTCCGCGTTGGACAGAGAAACAAGTGGGTGAACTTCTAAATAGCCGTATCAATACGGAGCTTGAGAAGCCGCTGTCTTTTGATGGCTTAGTGCTCCCTAAGCAATGGGACCAAGATGATATGAGTGAAGAAGAACGTGCACGCCAAGGTTTCTATCGAATTTTGTGGCACTACTCTGATGGCAACCCTACCGTTGCGCTGCGTTTCTTCCGACTCTCTTTGAACCGAAATAAAGAGACAGATCAAGCCGTGGTTCGCTTGTTCCATGTTCCTGAAGCACAGGAGCTAGAAAACATGCCGAAACCTATGTTGGCTGTGCTTCGTTCTATTGTACAACTGGAAATCGCTTCGCCGGAAGTGTTGTCTGAATGTACACAGCTGAGCACGGCAGAGATAACGGGGATTCTGCGTTACTTTGAAAGCCGTGGTTATATTGGTTGGCATGAAGAAAAGGCTCGAATTTCCGAGCACTGGTTCCGCCACATTACTAACGTTCTTGATCGTCAACATCTACTGGTGAAGTAA
- a CDS encoding twin-arginine translocation signal domain-containing protein: protein MKDNKEIDTSRRDLLKGLTTAAVAGAVVAGTTKVATASETIEMPEKDVKKTDYRETQHIRDYYDTL, encoded by the coding sequence ATGAAAGATAATAAAGAAATAGATACAAGCCGTAGAGACTTACTCAAAGGTTTAACGACTGCAGCCGTTGCTGGTGCCGTTGTCGCTGGAACAACCAAAGTGGCAACCGCTTCAGAAACGATTGAAATGCCTGAAAAAGACGTGAAGAAGACGGACTATCGTGAAACGCAGCATATTCGCGACTACTACGACACACTTTAG
- a CDS encoding 4Fe-4S binding protein yields the protein MLKQLLEQATSNNAKARRYAFENTVELTNLIPPTVSYESGGNTLVIGPTAIIESAAAQLPQLTSLTLLSTDGEKGANPELYFANSVQVSGFLGTFEVVIESKGTSSNLAKVAINHDCFDVVLDLCLNSCMTEEVPVPGYYPVGRGYPKLAEALEEIPTLMGTFDKPKFFRLDTDLCAHSSRGVKGCERCVDACPAGALSSEGSDKTGHKIEINPYLCQGVGTCATSCPTEAITYALPNPDDTQKFIERTLANYEHAGGLDPIVLICSSRHETYNVMALKALPDNVIPIVVEELPSIGIDTWFAALVNGATQVLFAASRFMPETIIRVLNNEVGIAQELLDQIGVPKETIDILYLESLREGPPTLCVDSFDLALGDLQGNKRQRLFTALDAMSSSRIPVENIVELPSNAPYGTVSCESKDCTLCMSCVAVCPTRALHTDGASPSLKFVEQDCIQCGLCEKACPENVLTLTPRMNWVKEERQNAVVIHEEKAAECLRCHKPFAPQSMIDMLQNKLRGHSHFSDESAINRIAMCEDCRVVDMFDSMAQDPLKQLKY from the coding sequence ATGCTTAAACAATTATTAGAACAAGCAACTTCAAATAACGCTAAAGCAAGACGGTATGCATTTGAAAATACAGTAGAGTTAACAAATCTGATTCCACCTACTGTTAGCTACGAAAGCGGCGGTAATACACTTGTTATTGGTCCAACTGCGATCATTGAAAGTGCTGCAGCTCAATTACCTCAATTAACGAGCTTAACCTTATTGTCAACAGACGGCGAAAAGGGCGCAAACCCAGAACTGTACTTCGCGAATTCGGTTCAAGTATCCGGTTTCCTTGGCACGTTTGAAGTCGTGATTGAGAGTAAAGGCACATCAAGCAACCTAGCGAAAGTCGCCATTAATCACGATTGTTTCGATGTTGTTCTAGACCTGTGTCTGAATAGCTGCATGACAGAAGAAGTGCCTGTCCCTGGTTATTACCCAGTAGGCCGTGGCTATCCAAAACTGGCCGAAGCACTGGAAGAGATTCCAACGCTAATGGGGACTTTTGATAAGCCTAAGTTTTTCCGTCTAGACACTGACCTTTGTGCACACAGCTCTCGTGGCGTAAAAGGCTGTGAGCGTTGTGTTGATGCTTGTCCTGCTGGCGCACTATCAAGTGAAGGCTCAGATAAGACAGGTCACAAGATCGAGATTAACCCTTATCTATGTCAAGGCGTCGGAACTTGTGCAACAAGCTGTCCTACAGAGGCGATTACCTATGCGCTTCCAAATCCTGACGATACGCAAAAGTTCATTGAACGTACGCTAGCTAACTATGAACATGCGGGCGGTCTGGACCCAATCGTACTTATCTGTAGCTCACGTCATGAAACTTACAACGTGATGGCTCTTAAAGCGCTGCCAGATAACGTTATTCCAATCGTTGTTGAAGAACTGCCTTCTATTGGTATTGATACTTGGTTTGCAGCGCTAGTGAATGGCGCAACTCAAGTTCTATTTGCTGCTTCTCGCTTTATGCCAGAGACGATCATTCGTGTTCTGAATAACGAAGTAGGGATCGCTCAAGAGTTACTAGACCAAATCGGTGTTCCAAAAGAAACCATCGATATCCTGTATTTAGAATCTCTACGTGAAGGTCCTCCAACACTGTGCGTTGATTCATTCGACCTTGCACTTGGCGATCTTCAAGGCAATAAACGTCAACGTCTGTTCACAGCACTTGATGCGATGTCTTCATCTCGTATTCCGGTTGAGAATATTGTTGAGCTTCCTTCGAATGCACCATACGGCACGGTTTCGTGTGAAAGCAAAGATTGTACGTTATGCATGAGTTGTGTTGCGGTTTGTCCTACACGTGCTCTTCATACCGACGGCGCATCTCCATCACTTAAGTTTGTAGAACAAGACTGTATTCAATGTGGTCTGTGTGAAAAGGCATGTCCTGAGAATGTTCTTACTCTGACTCCTCGCATGAATTGGGTGAAAGAAGAACGTCAGAACGCAGTTGTGATTCATGAAGAGAAAGCAGCGGAATGTTTACGTTGTCATAAACCATTCGCACCGCAGTCTATGATTGACATGTTACAAAACAAGTTACGCGGTCACTCTCATTTTTCAGACGAATCAGCAATCAACCGTATTGCGATGTGTGAAGACTGCCGTGTGGTGGACATGTTCGATTCAATGGCTCAAGACCCATTGAAACAATTGAAATACTAG
- a CDS encoding DUF3305 domain-containing protein: MSEIKEFKEQYEKTEAAWPIGVQRIEKEIKTGIWVTTQWELKGFELSPEDDAQDVCLLQLHKDERTDYRFNLSSQQPKLFLVMDNVDSDVKPVIQLLTASQTVAGQYMDGDNQVLSYDIPLPVQAWMEAFIGRHGELLETRRKKRKGAGRSNGN, translated from the coding sequence ATGTCTGAGATAAAAGAATTCAAAGAACAATATGAAAAAACAGAAGCAGCTTGGCCAATCGGTGTCCAAAGAATAGAGAAAGAGATCAAAACAGGTATCTGGGTAACCACTCAATGGGAATTGAAGGGGTTTGAACTGTCACCAGAAGATGACGCCCAAGACGTTTGTTTACTTCAGTTACACAAAGACGAACGTACTGACTACCGTTTCAATTTAAGCTCCCAACAACCAAAGCTTTTCTTAGTAATGGATAATGTCGATTCTGATGTTAAGCCCGTCATTCAGTTACTTACTGCCTCACAAACCGTTGCAGGGCAATACATGGACGGTGACAACCAAGTACTTTCCTACGACATTCCTTTGCCCGTACAGGCTTGGATGGAAGCGTTCATTGGTCGTCATGGCGAGTTATTAGAAACAAGACGTAAGAAACGCAAAGGCGCGGGAAGATCAAATGGCAACTAA
- a CDS encoding TorD/DmsD family molecular chaperone, whose protein sequence is METHLDQAQEPEQKLEQEQTLRTEIYLVLSALFRSAPSEEVIDFLKTLDIEASESAMQKAWIAIQQAATESNREALEDEYQNLFIGIGRGEIVPFGSWHRTGAMMEKPLAEIRHDLELLGIERDDQVKEPEDHIAALCEVMAMLTGEEEALQQAVFNKHLGPWFNSFTRQLESAESANFYKSAAQLCEAFLTLEQVRFSVNTKSSKHKLKIDVKNVTDYE, encoded by the coding sequence TTGGAAACTCATTTAGATCAAGCACAAGAACCTGAACAAAAACTAGAACAAGAACAGACACTAAGAACTGAAATCTATTTGGTTCTTTCTGCACTTTTTCGTAGCGCACCTTCTGAAGAGGTGATCGACTTTCTCAAGACACTAGACATTGAAGCGTCGGAAAGTGCGATGCAAAAGGCTTGGATTGCGATTCAACAAGCGGCAACCGAATCAAACCGCGAAGCACTAGAAGATGAATATCAGAATCTTTTCATTGGCATTGGTCGTGGGGAGATTGTTCCTTTTGGTTCTTGGCATAGAACTGGCGCCATGATGGAAAAACCATTAGCAGAGATTCGTCATGACCTAGAGCTCTTAGGCATTGAGCGTGATGATCAAGTGAAAGAGCCAGAAGATCATATTGCTGCATTGTGTGAAGTAATGGCGATGCTAACCGGTGAAGAAGAAGCGCTTCAACAAGCCGTTTTCAATAAGCACCTTGGCCCTTGGTTTAACTCTTTTACGCGTCAGCTTGAAAGTGCAGAAAGTGCGAACTTCTACAAATCAGCAGCTCAGCTGTGTGAAGCATTCTTAACGTTGGAGCAAGTTCGTTTCAGCGTGAATACAAAAAGCAGTAAACACAAATTAAAGATTGATGTGAAAAACGTCACTGATTACGAGTAA
- a CDS encoding ABC-F family ATPase, with amino-acid sequence MISTANITQQFGAKPLFENISVKFGEGNRYGLIGANGCGKSTFMKILSGELEPSAGNVSYDPNERVAKLNQDQFAYEEFTVIDTVIMGHKELWAIKQERDRIYSLPEMSEEDGMKVADLEVQFAEMDGYMAEAKAGELLLAVGIEESMHFGLMSEVAPGWKLRVLLSQVLFADPHIMLLDEPTNNLDMDTIKWLEDTLNQRNCTMIIISHDRHFLNSVCTHMADLDYGELRLFPGNYDEYMTAATQARERLLSDNAKKKAQIAELQTFVSRFSANASKAKQATSRAKQIDKIQLDEVKASSRQNPFIRFEQSKELFRNALVVENLSQGFEEDLYNKFDGIFEVGERVAIIGENGVGKTTLLNTLAGALEPRTGEYKWSENSNIGYYAQDHAHDFETDMNLFDWMSQWRQEGEDEQVVRGFLGRMLFGQDDIKKSVKVISGGEQGRMLLGKIMMHKPNILLMDEPTNHMDMESIEALNLALENYKGTLFFVSHDRVFVDSLATRILEIKDGKINDFRGTYAEFLKARG; translated from the coding sequence TTGATCTCCACAGCAAATATCACCCAACAATTCGGCGCTAAGCCACTTTTCGAAAATATTTCAGTTAAGTTCGGCGAAGGCAACCGCTACGGTTTAATCGGCGCGAATGGCTGTGGTAAATCGACGTTCATGAAGATCCTATCTGGTGAACTTGAGCCAAGTGCTGGTAACGTAAGCTACGATCCAAACGAGCGCGTAGCTAAACTAAACCAAGACCAATTTGCTTACGAAGAATTCACGGTAATCGACACGGTTATCATGGGTCACAAAGAGCTTTGGGCTATTAAGCAAGAGCGTGACCGCATTTACTCTTTGCCTGAAATGAGCGAAGAAGACGGCATGAAGGTAGCTGATCTTGAAGTTCAGTTCGCTGAAATGGACGGTTACATGGCAGAAGCGAAAGCGGGTGAGCTTCTTCTTGCGGTAGGTATTGAAGAATCTATGCACTTCGGTCTAATGAGCGAAGTAGCACCAGGTTGGAAACTTCGTGTTCTATTGTCTCAAGTACTGTTTGCAGACCCGCATATCATGCTTCTTGACGAACCAACGAACAACCTGGACATGGACACCATCAAGTGGTTGGAAGATACGCTAAACCAACGTAACTGCACAATGATCATCATTTCGCACGACCGTCACTTCCTAAACTCTGTTTGTACACACATGGCTGACCTTGATTACGGCGAACTTCGTCTATTCCCTGGTAACTACGATGAGTACATGACAGCTGCGACACAAGCTCGTGAGCGTCTACTGTCTGACAACGCGAAGAAGAAAGCACAAATTGCTGAACTTCAAACGTTCGTATCTCGTTTCTCTGCTAACGCATCTAAAGCGAAGCAAGCAACGTCTCGTGCTAAGCAGATCGATAAGATTCAACTAGACGAAGTTAAAGCATCTAGCCGTCAAAACCCATTCATCCGTTTCGAACAGTCTAAAGAGCTATTCCGTAACGCACTTGTGGTTGAAAACCTATCTCAAGGTTTTGAAGAAGACCTATACAACAAGTTCGACGGTATTTTCGAAGTAGGTGAGCGTGTTGCTATCATCGGTGAGAACGGTGTGGGTAAAACAACGCTACTGAACACACTAGCTGGCGCTCTTGAGCCACGTACTGGTGAGTACAAGTGGTCTGAAAACTCAAACATCGGTTACTACGCTCAAGATCACGCACACGATTTCGAGACAGACATGAACTTGTTTGATTGGATGAGCCAATGGCGCCAAGAAGGCGAAGACGAGCAAGTTGTTCGTGGTTTCCTAGGTCGTATGCTATTTGGTCAAGACGACATTAAGAAATCTGTAAAGGTTATCTCTGGTGGTGAACAAGGTCGTATGCTTCTTGGTAAGATCATGATGCACAAGCCAAACATCCTGCTTATGGATGAACCAACGAACCACATGGATATGGAATCTATCGAAGCGCTTAACTTGGCTCTTGAGAACTACAAAGGCACATTGTTCTTCGTATCTCACGACCGTGTATTCGTAGACTCGCTTGCAACTCGTATCCTTGAAATCAAAGATGGCAAGATCAACGATTTCCGCGGTACTTACGCTGAGTTCTTGAAAGCACGCGGCTAA